In a genomic window of Cetobacterium sp. NK01:
- a CDS encoding recombinase family protein, whose protein sequence is MMYGYARVSTRHQNLDRQLKALEDYGVNPRAIQVDKYTGTTLHREGLDTLRQMLRFGDILVIKEIDRLGRNKDETMSLILELIEKGIDIVVLDSAVFQMYIENLKKDNKSFTDKLIQAQLKGVIEIMLLLAEEERNKIVKRTAEGRAKAMEKGVKFGADNKIKGEQLEKLKKDIELFNQRQMKQVDILKKYNITKPTFKKYRDMM, encoded by the coding sequence ATGATGTACGGATATGCAAGAGTTAGTACTAGACATCAGAATTTAGATAGACAGTTGAAAGCATTAGAAGATTACGGTGTAAACCCCAGAGCAATACAAGTTGATAAATATACAGGGACGACTCTTCACAGAGAAGGACTTGATACATTAAGACAGATGTTAAGATTTGGAGATATACTTGTTATTAAAGAAATAGACAGGCTAGGTAGAAATAAAGATGAGACTATGAGCCTTATTCTAGAGTTAATAGAAAAGGGAATAGATATAGTTGTATTAGATTCAGCAGTATTTCAGATGTATATTGAGAACTTGAAAAAAGATAATAAAAGCTTTACGGATAAACTAATTCAAGCTCAGTTAAAAGGTGTTATAGAAATAATGTTACTGCTAGCTGAGGAAGAGAGAAATAAGATTGTCAAGAGGACGGCAGAAGGTAGAGCTAAAGCTATGGAGAAGGGTGTTAAATTTGGTGCTGATAACAAAATTAAAGGAGAGCAACTGGAGAAACTAAAAAAGGATATAGAGCTATTCAATCAAAGGCAGATGAAGCAAGTTGATATATTAAAGAAATATAATATAACTAAGCCAACATTTAAAAAGTATAGAGATATGATGTAA
- a CDS encoding type I restriction-modification system subunit M, translated as MAVVEKDNFKDNLWKACDKLRNNMDPAEYKYVVLGLVFLKYISDRFESKYNELVEEGEGFEEERDEYTAENIFWVPKEARWAEIVKSAKTPEIGIKIDEAMYAIEKENKTLKDVLYKIYSNPLLDKGKLGELIDIVGGINLQAKTDKGQDVLGQVYEFFLGKFANSEGKNGGQFYTPESIVKTIVECLEPTKGRVYDPACGSGGMFVQSEKFIENHSGRIGDISVFGQESNGTTWKLCKMNLAIRGIEVDLGEEPADTFTKDQHKGKKMDYIMANPPFNIKDYWHESLDGDARWKYGTPPEGNANYAWLQHMAHHLSPNGTAGIVLANGSLSSNTSNEGEIRKNMIEDDLVDCVVALPDKLFLTTGIPACIWFLNRNKSNPKHRERNGEILFIDARKMGALVERSLRELSPEDIQKIADTYHMWRGSYKGEGEYEDIQGFCKSATLEEIKGHEYILTPGRYVGIEEAEDDGIPYEEKMADLSAKLAEQFAKSRHLEEEIRANLAKLGFDI; from the coding sequence ATGGCAGTAGTAGAAAAGGATAATTTCAAAGATAATCTTTGGAAAGCGTGTGATAAATTAAGAAACAATATGGATCCAGCAGAGTATAAATATGTGGTTCTAGGATTGGTATTTTTAAAGTATATAAGTGATAGATTTGAAAGCAAATATAATGAATTAGTTGAAGAAGGAGAAGGTTTCGAAGAGGAAAGAGATGAGTATACAGCAGAGAATATTTTCTGGGTTCCTAAAGAAGCTAGATGGGCAGAGATAGTTAAAAGTGCAAAAACTCCAGAGATTGGAATAAAAATTGATGAGGCTATGTATGCTATTGAAAAAGAGAATAAAACATTAAAGGATGTTCTGTATAAGATATATTCAAATCCTCTTTTAGATAAAGGAAAACTAGGAGAATTAATAGATATAGTTGGTGGAATTAACTTACAAGCTAAAACAGATAAAGGACAAGATGTACTTGGTCAAGTTTATGAGTTTTTCTTAGGAAAATTTGCTAACTCAGAGGGAAAAAATGGAGGACAATTCTATACTCCAGAGTCTATTGTTAAAACTATAGTTGAGTGTTTAGAGCCTACAAAGGGAAGAGTATATGACCCTGCTTGTGGAAGTGGAGGTATGTTTGTTCAATCTGAAAAATTTATAGAAAACCATAGTGGAAGAATTGGAGATATATCTGTATTTGGACAAGAGAGTAATGGAACTACTTGGAAACTATGTAAGATGAACTTAGCTATTAGAGGAATAGAGGTTGATTTAGGAGAGGAACCAGCTGATACATTTACAAAAGACCAACACAAAGGGAAGAAGATGGATTATATCATGGCTAATCCACCGTTTAATATAAAAGATTACTGGCATGAATCTTTAGATGGAGATGCTAGATGGAAATATGGTACACCTCCAGAGGGAAATGCTAACTATGCTTGGCTACAACATATGGCACACCATTTATCACCAAATGGAACAGCTGGAATAGTTCTAGCAAATGGATCGCTATCATCTAATACTTCAAATGAGGGAGAGATTAGAAAGAATATGATAGAGGATGATTTAGTAGATTGCGTTGTAGCTCTTCCTGATAAGCTATTTTTAACTACTGGAATTCCAGCGTGTATATGGTTTTTAAATAGAAACAAAAGTAACCCTAAGCATAGAGAAAGAAATGGAGAGATTCTATTTATAGATGCTAGAAAAATGGGTGCTCTTGTAGAAAGAAGTTTAAGAGAGTTATCACCTGAAGATATTCAAAAGATAGCTGATACTTACCATATGTGGAGAGGTTCGTATAAAGGTGAGGGAGAGTATGAAGATATTCAAGGTTTCTGTAAGAGTGCAACATTAGAAGAAATAAAAGGGCATGAATATATCTTAACTCCAGGAAGATATGTAGGAATAGAAGAAGCAGAGGACGATGGAATCCCTTACGAGGAAAAGATGGCAGATCTAAGTGCAAAACTAGCTGAGCAATTTGCAAAGAGCAGACACCTAGAAGAAGAGATAAGAGCTAACCTAGCTAAGTTAGGATTTGATATATAA
- a CDS encoding restriction endonuclease subunit S: MEELKEGWRRVKLGEVAEYISNKINTSELNENNYISTENMIVNRGGVTKATNIPQNAKVNCFSENDILFSNIRTYFKKLWKADFNGGASNDVLIIRSLNSKNILNDYLYYIMSEEKFFDYTVNTSKGTKMPRGDKAAIMQYEFYIPEDIKVQQKIASILSALDDKIELNNEMNKTLEEMAQTLFKRWFIDFDFPNENGEPYRSSGGKMVESELGEIPEGWSFDNISEFFDITIGKTPPRKETQWFSKKEKDIKWASIKDLGEAGVYILNTGEKITREAIEKFNIKKVESNTVILSFKLTIGRVVITNEAMATNEAIAHFTNKNITNMTEFLYLYLKNFNYNSLGNTSSIATAVNSKIIKNIPFYLPNEKLMSKFNEIITKIFEQIRENQQEIQVLTEIRDILLPKLMSGEIEV, from the coding sequence ATGGAAGAGTTAAAAGAAGGATGGAGAAGAGTTAAACTAGGTGAAGTAGCTGAATATATAAGTAATAAGATAAATACTTCTGAATTGAATGAAAATAACTATATCTCAACAGAAAATATGATAGTAAATAGAGGTGGAGTGACAAAAGCTACAAATATACCTCAAAATGCTAAGGTTAATTGTTTCAGTGAAAATGATATACTTTTTTCTAATATAAGAACTTATTTTAAAAAATTATGGAAAGCTGATTTTAATGGTGGAGCATCAAACGATGTTTTAATAATAAGAAGTTTGAATTCAAAAAATATTTTAAATGACTATCTATATTATATTATGTCAGAAGAAAAATTTTTTGATTATACAGTAAATACCTCTAAAGGAACAAAAATGCCAAGGGGGGATAAAGCAGCTATTATGCAGTATGAATTTTATATTCCAGAAGATATTAAAGTTCAACAGAAGATAGCCTCAATATTATCAGCTCTTGATGATAAAATAGAGCTTAATAATGAAATGAATAAAACTCTTGAAGAGATGGCACAAACTCTTTTCAAAAGATGGTTTATAGATTTTGATTTCCCAAATGAGAATGGAGAGCCATATAGAAGTAGTGGTGGAAAAATGGTAGAGAGTGAACTTGGAGAGATTCCAGAAGGATGGAGTTTTGATAATATTTCTGAATTTTTTGATATAACAATTGGTAAAACACCTCCTAGAAAGGAAACACAATGGTTTTCTAAAAAAGAAAAGGATATAAAATGGGCTTCAATAAAAGATTTAGGAGAAGCAGGGGTTTACATTTTAAATACAGGAGAAAAAATTACACGAGAAGCCATTGAAAAATTTAATATAAAAAAGGTGGAATCAAATACAGTTATATTAAGTTTTAAACTTACAATAGGTAGAGTAGTAATAACCAATGAAGCTATGGCAACTAATGAGGCTATCGCACACTTTACAAATAAAAATATTACTAATATGACAGAATTTTTATATCTTTATTTAAAGAATTTTAACTATAATTCTCTAGGAAATACTTCATCAATCGCAACAGCAGTAAATTCTAAAATTATAAAAAATATACCTTTTTATTTACCCAATGAAAAACTAATGAGTAAATTTAATGAGATTATAACAAAGATTTTTGAGCAAATAAGAGAAAACCAACAAGAAATCCAAGTTCTAACTGAAATAAGAGATATTCTTCTTCCTAAACTTATGAGTGGAGAGATAGAAGTATAA
- a CDS encoding DUF5655 domain-containing protein: protein MGDIISFETVKGRDNAESINTISSKSEEINQVSKEIKKYTLDDHYTNSNGNIIELYKLFLEKIEDMIPDVEIEPKKLYIAIKSNKKNIIDFRL, encoded by the coding sequence ATGGGAGATATTATTTCTTTTGAAACTGTAAAAGGTAGAGATAATGCTGAAAGTATAAATACCATTTCATCAAAAAGTGAGGAAATAAATCAAGTATCTAAAGAGATAAAGAAATACACTTTAGATGATCACTATACAAACTCTAATGGAAACATAATTGAGCTATATAAATTATTTTTAGAAAAAATAGAAGACATGATACCAGATGTAGAGATTGAGCCTAAAAAATTATATATTGCAATTAAAAGCAATAAAAAAAATATAATAGATTTTAGATTATAA
- a CDS encoding type I restriction endonuclease subunit R encodes MNFTEDELEAAYLEILEDLGWECIDGRKLERDDYHSVVLEENLREAVYNINKDMPTSTKEEAIRKVKQLSYPNLIKSNEEFHSMLVNGVDVGEYKDKDGNKRSGGKVYLIDFKNIKKNEFQAINQFTIVGNTKRRPDIILFINGLPLVVIELKSLSNDNVGIKEAYTQIERYKYEITDLFKYNSFIVISDGVNAKAGTISSSEERYMSFRSIDGITIADTNSLMMEVLTRGMLSKERVLELTHDYILFLQSKNEKIKILAQYHQFFAIKKALEKTADARSNDGKIGVVWHTQGSGKSLTMTFYTGQLMKKFNNPTVIVLTDRNDLDNQLFGTFSKAQSYLIETPKQADDKDRLKELLNVSSGGIIFSTIQKFAPKAGEVVEAISTRNDIYIIADEAHRSQYGLDAKMDADGNSKYGYAKHIRDALPNANYIGFTGTPIDFDDKSTTAVFGDYIDTYDMTRAVEDGATVKIYYENRFIKLDIPYPVLSELDGDFEEIMEGQEEMTVERTKKDITKMEAIIGSQNRIRTLAQDFIEHWEMKK; translated from the coding sequence ATGAATTTTACAGAGGACGAATTAGAAGCAGCCTATCTTGAAATATTGGAAGATTTGGGATGGGAATGTATTGATGGTAGAAAATTAGAAAGAGATGACTACCATTCAGTAGTATTAGAAGAGAATTTAAGAGAAGCAGTTTATAACATAAATAAAGATATGCCAACCTCTACTAAAGAGGAAGCTATTAGAAAAGTAAAACAGCTTTCATATCCTAACTTGATTAAGAGTAATGAAGAGTTTCATAGTATGCTAGTCAATGGAGTGGATGTAGGAGAGTATAAAGACAAAGATGGGAACAAACGTTCTGGTGGAAAAGTATATTTAATAGATTTTAAAAATATTAAAAAAAATGAGTTTCAAGCTATAAATCAATTTACAATAGTGGGAAACACTAAACGTAGACCAGATATAATACTATTTATCAATGGATTACCTCTTGTAGTTATAGAGTTAAAATCTCTAAGTAATGACAACGTAGGTATAAAAGAAGCATATACTCAAATTGAAAGATACAAATATGAGATTACAGATCTTTTTAAATATAACTCTTTTATCGTTATAAGTGATGGAGTTAATGCAAAAGCTGGAACTATATCATCAAGTGAAGAAAGATACATGAGCTTTAGAAGTATTGATGGAATTACAATAGCAGATACAAACTCTTTAATGATGGAAGTTTTAACTCGTGGAATGTTATCTAAGGAAAGAGTATTAGAATTAACTCATGACTATATCCTGTTTCTTCAAAGTAAAAACGAAAAAATAAAGATATTAGCTCAGTATCACCAGTTCTTTGCCATAAAAAAAGCACTGGAAAAGACAGCAGATGCTCGTAGCAATGATGGAAAAATCGGTGTTGTTTGGCATACTCAAGGTAGTGGAAAATCTCTAACTATGACATTTTATACAGGGCAACTTATGAAAAAGTTTAACAATCCAACAGTTATAGTTTTAACTGATAGAAATGATTTGGACAATCAACTTTTCGGAACGTTCTCAAAAGCTCAAAGTTATCTAATAGAGACACCAAAACAAGCAGATGATAAAGATAGATTAAAAGAACTACTAAATGTAAGTAGTGGTGGAATAATATTCTCTACAATTCAGAAGTTTGCTCCTAAAGCTGGAGAAGTTGTAGAAGCTATTAGTACTAGAAATGACATATATATTATAGCCGATGAGGCTCATAGATCGCAGTATGGATTAGATGCTAAAATGGATGCAGATGGAAACAGTAAATACGGGTATGCTAAACATATTCGTGATGCACTTCCCAATGCAAACTATATTGGATTTACAGGAACTCCTATAGACTTTGATGATAAATCTACAACTGCTGTATTTGGTGACTATATAGATACTTACGATATGACAAGAGCTGTTGAAGATGGAGCTACTGTTAAAATCTATTATGAAAATAGATTTATAAAGCTAGACATTCCATATCCTGTTTTATCTGAACTTGATGGTGACTTTGAAGAGATTATGGAAGGTCAAGAAGAAATGACTGTTGAACGTACCAAAAAAGATATTACAAAAATGGAAGCTATTATTGGTTCTCAAAATAGAATAAGAACTTTGGCTCAGGATTTCATAGAACACTGGGAGATGAAAAAATAA
- a CDS encoding type I restriction enzyme endonuclease domain-containing protein, with translation MIVAMSRKICVDLYNEIVSLRPEWHNEDKAKGKIKVVMTSDISKDPMEFKQHFTTKQEREELANRMKDDSDELEIVIVRDMWLTGFDVPSMHTMYIDKPMVGHNLMQAIARVNRVYKDKSGGLVVDYIGIGDALKKALRQYTANDQKTTGVDTEKAVALMIEHYEIVKEIFHHFDYSKYKSDSALERARIIIEGMDYILGFENDEPGIKKRFIDNVLALAKAHSLCITTRDGQALNEEISYFKAVKASVIKLETEDKDNPKKLTQAQINEKIASLMAKTIISEDVIDVYSELGLDNPDISILSDEFLKEVEKIKYKNLAVEMLRKLIEGKIKYSSRKNLVVAEKFSERLQKAMSSYRNKALTSLEIMEELIKMAKEFMETHKEGDSLGLTEDEVAFYDALTRDEKVKEMLGDDILVQITKELTETIKKSMTIDWYDKESVQAQMRRSIRRLLKKFGYPPEDTEDATELVLKQAKVMCEESNI, from the coding sequence ATGATAGTAGCTATGTCTCGTAAAATATGTGTGGATTTATATAATGAGATTGTAAGTTTAAGACCAGAGTGGCACAATGAAGATAAAGCTAAAGGTAAAATAAAAGTTGTTATGACAAGTGATATTAGTAAAGACCCTATGGAGTTTAAGCAACACTTTACAACAAAACAGGAAAGAGAAGAGCTCGCTAATAGAATGAAAGATGACAGTGATGAGTTAGAGATTGTTATAGTTCGTGATATGTGGCTAACAGGGTTTGACGTTCCATCAATGCATACTATGTATATTGATAAACCTATGGTAGGGCATAACTTAATGCAAGCTATTGCAAGGGTAAATAGAGTATACAAAGATAAAAGTGGTGGCTTAGTTGTAGACTATATTGGAATAGGAGATGCACTTAAAAAAGCACTAAGACAATATACAGCAAACGATCAAAAGACAACAGGAGTAGATACAGAAAAAGCTGTGGCACTTATGATTGAACACTATGAGATTGTAAAAGAGATATTCCATCACTTTGATTATTCAAAATATAAAAGTGATAGTGCTTTAGAGCGTGCTAGAATTATTATAGAGGGGATGGATTACATCTTAGGTTTTGAAAATGATGAACCTGGAATTAAGAAAAGATTTATTGATAATGTTTTAGCACTGGCTAAGGCTCATTCTCTATGTATAACAACTCGTGATGGACAGGCTTTAAATGAGGAGATAAGTTACTTTAAAGCTGTTAAAGCTAGTGTTATTAAATTAGAAACTGAGGATAAAGATAATCCTAAAAAACTAACTCAGGCTCAGATAAATGAAAAAATAGCTTCACTTATGGCTAAGACAATTATATCTGAAGATGTTATAGATGTTTATTCAGAGTTAGGACTTGATAATCCAGATATATCTATTCTTTCAGATGAGTTTTTAAAAGAGGTTGAGAAGATAAAGTATAAAAACTTAGCTGTTGAGATGTTAAGAAAGCTAATAGAGGGTAAGATTAAATACTCTAGTAGAAAAAATCTAGTAGTAGCTGAGAAGTTCTCAGAAAGACTTCAAAAGGCTATGAGTTCTTATAGAAATAAGGCTTTAACAAGTTTAGAGATAATGGAAGAACTTATAAAGATGGCTAAGGAGTTTATGGAGACTCATAAAGAGGGAGATTCACTTGGTTTAACAGAGGATGAGGTAGCTTTCTATGATGCTTTAACTCGTGATGAAAAAGTAAAAGAGATGTTAGGTGACGATATACTGGTACAGATAACAAAAGAGCTGACAGAGACTATTAAGAAAAGTATGACTATAGATTGGTATGATAAAGAGAGTGTACAAGCTCAAATGAGAAGATCTATAAGAAGACTTCTTAAAAAATTTGGTTATCCTCCAGAAGATACAGAGGATGCAACAGAACTTGTGTTAAAACAAGCTAAGGTAATGTGTGAAGAGAGTAATATTTAA
- a CDS encoding replication initiation protein — MDLIKYHNDINKLKLGNFTTKELDVFFSLLLKSRDEKTKDIIISYSEIKELIQEEQNQARLTNYIRGVSRKLKELNQEIELPNGDIVIFGLFDVITIKPKDKSIVFSVNEIFKYMIDDLVKNFTMFDLRELVSLKGIYPKTLFRLLKQWESTGEYIVKINEFREIMGIPNTYLMKNIRQKIFKPCLEELGKNFERLELKELKKGRNVETLVFTWKAKKKKQVEQNSVIKKKQFLGEKDLKEYQDQSQERKENKLVNQVEKIDKIKISKADYEELYKKYLEENRETHNPFIKKVLI, encoded by the coding sequence ATGGACTTAATTAAATATCATAATGATATTAATAAATTGAAGTTGGGGAATTTTACAACAAAAGAATTAGATGTATTTTTTAGTCTATTATTAAAGTCTAGAGATGAAAAAACTAAAGATATAATAATATCTTACTCTGAAATTAAAGAGTTAATACAAGAAGAACAAAACCAAGCTAGACTAACTAATTATATAAGAGGAGTATCAAGAAAATTAAAAGAATTAAATCAAGAGATAGAATTACCAAATGGGGACATAGTTATTTTTGGGTTGTTTGATGTTATAACAATAAAACCAAAGGATAAAAGTATAGTCTTTTCAGTAAATGAAATATTTAAATATATGATAGATGATTTAGTAAAAAATTTTACAATGTTTGATTTAAGAGAGCTTGTGAGTTTAAAAGGAATATATCCTAAAACATTGTTTAGACTATTAAAACAATGGGAGAGTACAGGAGAATATATTGTAAAAATAAATGAGTTTAGAGAAATAATGGGCATTCCTAACACTTATTTGATGAAAAATATAAGGCAAAAGATTTTTAAACCTTGTTTAGAAGAATTGGGAAAAAACTTTGAAAGATTAGAACTTAAAGAATTGAAAAAAGGAAGAAATGTTGAAACGTTAGTTTTCACCTGGAAAGCTAAAAAGAAAAAGCAAGTTGAACAAAATTCAGTTATAAAGAAAAAGCAATTCTTAGGGGAAAAGGATTTGAAAGAATATCAAGATCAAAGCCAAGAGAGAAAAGAAAATAAATTAGTAAATCAAGTAGAAAAAATAGATAAAATTAAAATATCTAAAGCTGACTATGAAGAATTATATAAAAAATACCTGGAAGAAAATAGAGAAACACATAATCCGTTTATAAAAAAGGTTTTGATATAG
- a CDS encoding IS256 family transposase, producing the protein MARKNSEVNPLVKQLIEENKIKSANDAQDFMKSMFKDMVNILMQAEFDESIGYDKYDRESSANTTNSRNGYNSKQVNTSLGKVQVDIPRDREGQFEPTIVPKYSRDISDIEDKIISMYGRGMTISEINAHLEEIYGLTFSASQISRITDKVFEEIDTWKNRPLQKCYPFVFMDAIHFNIKSNGKVSNRAAYVVLGIDLEGKKDILSIVIGENESSKFWLKVVDELRSRGVEDIFTVSIDGLKGFGDAISTIFPEAQIQRCMVHQIRNTLRFMNYQDRKSYAQQLKNIYNVTNAESAFQALEALKNDLPEFAPALRSWYTNWNELSLFFNFPMEIRKMIYTTNIIESLNSQFRKVSNSRSIYPSEDALLKILYLSSKNIMKKWNQKIRGWEGILRMLSIEYEGRLEKYLK; encoded by the coding sequence ATGGCTAGAAAAAATTCAGAAGTAAATCCACTTGTTAAACAATTAATTGAAGAAAACAAGATTAAATCTGCTAATGATGCCCAAGATTTTATGAAAAGTATGTTTAAAGATATGGTTAATATCTTGATGCAAGCTGAATTTGATGAATCTATTGGATATGACAAATACGACAGAGAATCAAGCGCCAACACTACCAACAGTAGAAATGGATACAATTCTAAGCAAGTTAATACTTCTCTTGGAAAAGTTCAAGTTGATATTCCTAGAGATAGGGAAGGTCAATTTGAACCAACAATTGTTCCCAAATATTCTAGAGATATTTCTGATATTGAAGATAAAATTATCTCTATGTATGGGCGTGGAATGACTATTTCTGAGATTAATGCTCATCTTGAAGAGATTTATGGATTGACGTTCTCAGCGTCGCAGATTAGTAGAATTACTGATAAGGTTTTTGAAGAGATAGATACTTGGAAAAATAGGCCATTACAAAAATGTTATCCTTTTGTTTTCATGGATGCAATACATTTCAATATTAAAAGTAATGGTAAAGTTTCAAATAGAGCTGCATATGTTGTTTTAGGAATAGACCTAGAAGGAAAAAAGGATATTTTGAGTATTGTAATAGGAGAGAATGAAAGTTCTAAATTTTGGTTAAAAGTTGTAGACGAATTAAGATCTAGAGGGGTTGAGGATATTTTTACTGTGTCTATTGATGGTTTAAAAGGATTTGGTGACGCAATCTCAACTATTTTTCCAGAGGCTCAAATACAACGTTGTATGGTACATCAAATTAGAAATACATTAAGATTTATGAATTATCAAGATAGAAAAAGCTACGCCCAACAACTTAAAAATATTTACAATGTTACTAATGCGGAATCAGCATTTCAAGCTTTGGAAGCTTTGAAAAATGACCTTCCTGAATTTGCGCCAGCTCTTAGAAGTTGGTATACTAATTGGAATGAGTTATCGCTTTTTTTCAACTTTCCTATGGAAATTAGAAAGATGATTTATACAACTAATATAATTGAAAGTTTAAATAGCCAATTTAGAAAAGTTAGTAATTCTAGATCTATTTACCCTAGTGAAGATGCTTTATTAAAGATTCTTTATCTTTCTAGTAAAAATATTATGAAAAAATGGAATCAAAAAATTAGAGGTTGGGAAGGAATTTTAAGAATGTTATCAATAGAGTATGAAGGTCGTTTAGAGAAATATTTGAAATAA
- a CDS encoding replication initiation protein — MKKNLIIEKNFTHYSFMNSKVTFSKRFSKNDILLKEYIIKEIIEKDLRKITLTKSKFLKILNLSQFDTIDSFLTKFTSKRINITYEKSELNSFELSLCIISSYLKNNDTYELNINNDFYKIFNTEKNDFKLFQLNILLSFNSSYSRNLFLFIKTMYNNSTIDISLENLKNIIDFENKYSRFYDLENSILIPALKEIETFTGYKIEYHKIKKNLCNNSKVIGIKFIIISTPETIKEKNLSALFNLIKPYSENTTYLNQLIEKYYESKSYEYLKNNIYYSFIHNNGNFDKFLIESIKYNYVQTKHNTKLKTYSEKYRLISNTKIKINDFNMFKNTLFKEIDNVNLSHAYLVSNFFKVLNSDNLKANDDSPYSKFINNLNKNKTSFYEDNKIIILAEFNASYFKSWISIFFKE; from the coding sequence ATGAAAAAAAATCTAATTATTGAAAAAAATTTTACACATTACTCATTTATGAATAGCAAGGTAACTTTTTCAAAACGATTTTCTAAAAATGATATATTGCTCAAAGAGTATATAATAAAAGAAATAATTGAAAAGGATTTAAGAAAAATAACTTTAACAAAATCAAAATTTTTAAAAATTTTGAATTTAAGTCAATTTGATACTATCGATTCTTTTTTAACTAAATTTACCTCTAAACGAATTAACATAACTTATGAAAAATCTGAACTTAACTCTTTTGAATTATCTTTATGTATCATATCTTCATACTTAAAAAATAATGATACCTATGAATTAAATATTAACAATGATTTTTATAAAATTTTTAATACTGAAAAAAATGATTTTAAACTTTTTCAATTAAATATACTTTTAAGTTTTAATTCATCTTATTCAAGAAATTTATTTCTTTTTATTAAAACTATGTATAATAATTCCACTATAGATATTTCTCTAGAAAATCTTAAAAATATAATTGACTTTGAAAATAAGTATTCTCGATTTTATGATCTTGAAAATAGTATCTTAATCCCAGCTTTAAAAGAGATTGAAACCTTTACTGGCTATAAAATTGAATATCACAAAATTAAGAAAAATTTATGTAATAATAGTAAAGTGATTGGAATAAAATTTATAATTATTAGTACTCCTGAAACTATCAAAGAAAAAAATTTAAGTGCTCTTTTTAATTTAATTAAACCTTATTCTGAGAACACTACATATTTAAACCAATTAATTGAAAAATATTATGAATCTAAAAGTTATGAATATTTAAAAAATAATATTTATTATTCTTTTATTCATAATAACGGTAATTTTGATAAATTTTTAATAGAGTCTATAAAATACAACTATGTTCAAACTAAACATAATACAAAACTTAAAACTTATTCTGAGAAATATAGACTTATAAGTAATACAAAAATCAAAATTAATGATTTTAATATGTTTAAAAATACTCTTTTTAAAGAAATTGACAATGTCAATTTATCTCACGCTTATTTAGTTTCTAACTTTTTTAAAGTTTTGAACTCTGATAATCTAAAAGCAAACGATGACTCACCATATAGTAAATTTATTAATAATCTTAATAAGAATAAAACAAGTTTTTATGAAGACAATAAAATTATTATTTTAGCTGAGTTTAACGCTAGTTACTTTAAAAGTTGGATATCTATTTTTTTTAAAGAGTAA
- a CDS encoding PTS sugar transporter subunit IIB, which yields MILLLRVDHRLLHGQVAFSWIQNLGADCILIANDSVVNDELRKTTMKLAKPQEVKLVIKNIEDSIQALKSGVTDKYKLFIVVESVEDAYKIASEVGNIKQINLGGVKARENSRNISKAVNLLEEEENLLKELQSLGIEIEIRQVANDNKVLYR from the coding sequence ATGATTCTTTTATTAAGGGTAGATCATAGATTGTTACATGGACAAGTTGCATTTTCATGGATACAAAATTTAGGAGCAGATTGTATATTGATAGCTAATGACAGTGTAGTAAATGATGAATTAAGAAAAACAACAATGAAGTTAGCAAAACCACAAGAAGTAAAATTAGTAATAAAAAATATAGAGGACTCAATACAAGCTTTAAAATCTGGTGTTACAGATAAATATAAACTTTTTATAGTTGTAGAATCTGTTGAGGATGCTTATAAAATAGCCAGTGAGGTAGGTAACATAAAACAAATAAATCTAGGAGGAGTTAAAGCGAGAGAAAATAGCAGAAATATATCAAAAGCAGTAAATCTATTAGAAGAAGAAGAAAACCTTTTAAAAGAACTTCAAAGTTTGGGGATTGAGATTGAAATTAGACAAGTAGCTAATGATAATAAAGTTTTATATAGATAG